One genomic segment of Eriocheir sinensis breed Jianghai 21 chromosome 66, ASM2467909v1, whole genome shotgun sequence includes these proteins:
- the LOC126987822 gene encoding WSCD family member AGAP003962-like, with protein sequence MKKRQSVRAVVVVLVPMAVLMVVMMVVISPPPLPSIVARLDALSSAAPVVSGGVVKLWPGDDNCSWAEVRFGEGLAGSWLLSFPRSGNTWTRYLLQAATGLFTSSVYNSYRLRGLGFLGEGVAVWRGSTLTTKTHSLLPLSRHPHYPVVAIVRSPAKAILSYWHYTRSRWAPDRFSASDNQATYSTRGFHRFVRDKLAKWRRTYMFALTNATRLHLLHYELLREAPLLHLQELLTFLGHATPSPRRQACLERHLEGVARGAQRPDLPYTSREMKALQAAVKAVDRLARRRGLRGLPDYSRYHN encoded by the exons atgaagaagaggcagagcgtgcgggcggtggtggtggtgttggtgccgatggcggtgctgatggtggtgatgatggtggtgatatctCCACCTCCATTGCCTTCCATTGTGGCGCGCCTTGATG CTCTGTCCTCCGCGGCGCCGGTGGTGAGTGGCGGTGTGGTGAAGCTGTGGCCCGGGGATGACAACTGCTCCTG GGCTGAGGTGCGCTTCGGCGAGGGTCTGGCCGGCTCGTggctcctgtccttccctcgcTCCGGCAACACCTGGACGCGCTACCTCCTGCAGGCCGCGACGGGGCTGTTCACTTCCTCCGTCTACAACTCCTACAGGCTGcgtg GGCTTG GGTTCCTTGGGGAGGGCGTGGCTGTCTGGCGCGGCTCCACACTCACCACCAAGACGCACTCCCTGCTGCCCCTGTCCCGCCACCCCCACTACCCCGTCGTGGCCATCGTCAGGAGCCCCGCCAA AGCCATCCTGTCCTACTGGCACTACACGCGAAGCCGCTGGGCCCCAGACAGGTTCAGTGCCTCCGATAATCAGGCCACTTACAGCACGCGag GGTTCCACAGGTTCGTGCGGGACAAGCTTGCTAAATGGCGCAGGACCTACATGTTTGCCCTCACCAATGCCacacgcctccacctcctccactacgaGCTGCTGAGGGAGGCGCCGCTGCTGCACCTTCAGGAACTGCTAACCTTTCTCGGGCACGCCACTCCCTCGCCGCGCCGTCAGGCCTGCCTTGAGCGCCATCTGGAGGGCGTGGCTCGCGGCGCTCAGAGGCCAGATCTGCCGTACACCTCTCGAGAGATGAAGGCGCTGCAGGCGGCGGTGAAGGCGGTGGACAGGCTGGCTCGGCGGCGGGGACTTCGCGGCCTTCCAGACTACAGCCGCTACCACAACTAA